A window of the Vigna angularis cultivar LongXiaoDou No.4 chromosome 3, ASM1680809v1, whole genome shotgun sequence genome harbors these coding sequences:
- the LOC108325520 gene encoding PH, RCC1 and FYVE domains-containing protein 1, whose translation MADLSIFGSSERLEQAFITLKKGTQLVKYSRKGKPKFCSFRLSSDETKLIWISHGKEKNLKLAAVSHIIPGQRTAVFRRYLRPEKDYLSFSLIYKKGERSLDLICKDQAEVEIWFSCLKALISSGERIKRGISDLSNDCVDFVAGTLEFASSISRSRFSFESASHESTSSWSRSDTNMAQRTSIGDGSRVSISSISHSSSVGSGLDDIESLGDVFIWGEVWGDGNSSDGLGSQASGKIDVLTPKALESDVVLDVNQIGPGVRHIALVTRQGELFTWGEDSGGRLGHGFEKDFGRPHLVESLAITNMSSVACGEYHSCAVSVSGDLFTWGDATNSAGLLGHGSDVSYCIPKRVSGALEGHQVVSVACGAWHSALATTLGKLFTFGDGRFGVLGHGDRECVSYPKQVQLLSGQKAIKVACGMWHSAAIIEIMDPSGSNPSSKKIFTWGDGDQYRLGHVNKENYLQPTCVAALADYSFNQIACGYTMTVALTVSGHVFTMGGTAYGQLGNPNSDGKVPILVRDKLVGEFVEEIACGANHVAVLTSRSELYTWGRGANGRLGHGDTDDQKTPTLVEALKDRHVRNIACGSTFTCCICLHKWLSGVDQSVCSDCRQPFGFTRKRHNCYNCGLVFCHPCSSKKASRAALAPTPSKPHRVCDACYAKLKGADSASNLNKEISRPSSYGREKFERAEVKSSRILLPPITEPIKYLEIRTIKHGNIDETSSMVRAAQVPISLQLKDVAFPISLSSAQNFFKPLIQSSHTQSPPPPIRPMSPYAKRRPPSPPRSTSPGFSRSLIDNLKKKSDHMTQEVSKLQNKNKSLKQKSETQEMKIQELQKVIEEESSKFREAKDFIKSMTDKLREVIETLQSEIPDNETLRTMHAQAEEFLNEEKRLEPSSSQLSLNSNPQSAPDVPASDSNSPKLKERSDDTSGVVPSPDGENTFEETGNSSASSTAVSTPNSRNISRLRDSNVHLTEGERSIIEQFESGVYVTLVVLPNGYKVFKRIRFSKRRFNEQQAEEWWNQNKDKVYSKYIPPPPTKNAITEPSVTSTNAEENSEALPSS comes from the exons ATGGCAGATCTTTCTATCTTTGGAAGTTCTGAGCGTCTCGAGCAA GCGTTCATTACATTAAAAAAGGGCACGCAGTTAGTAAAGTATAGTCGAAAAGGGAAGCCGAAATTTTGTTCGTTCAGACTCTCATCG GATGAAACAAAGCTGATTTGGATTTCTCATGGAAAGGAAAAGAATCTAAAATTAGCTGCTGTTTCACACATCATCCCAGGACAGAGAACA GCTGTCTTTAGAAGATACTTGCGTCCTGAAAAGGATTATCTGTCATTTTCACTGATTTACAAGAAGGGGGAAAGATCACTTGATCTG ATCTGCAAGGACCAAGCAGAGGTAGAGATATGGTTTTCATGTCTTAAAGCATTAATTTCCTCTGGAGAGCGTATTAAGCGTGGAATAAGTGATTTAAGCAAT GATTGTGTTGACTTTGTTGCTGGAACACTAGAGTTCGCATCAAGCATTAGCCGTAGCAGGTTTTCTTTTGAATCGGCATCTCATGAATCTACATCGTCTTGGTCCAGGTCGGATACAAATATGGCACAGAGGACAAGTATCGGAGACGGTTCTCGTGTTAGTATATCAAGTATTAGCCACTCAAGTAGTGTAGGATCAGGGCTAGATGACATAGAATCTCTTGGTGATGTTTTCATATGGGGAGAGGTTTGGGGAGATGGCAATTCATCTGATGGATTGGGGAGCCAAGCTTCTGGTAAGATTGATGTGTTGACTCCTAAGGCATTAGAATCTGATGTTGTTCTTGATGTCAATCAGATTGGGCCCGGTGTACGTCACATTGCGTTAGTTACAAGGCAAGGTGAGCTTTTTACATGGGGAGAGGACTCTGGTGGAAGACTTGGCCATGgctttgaaaaagattttggcCGACCTCATCTTGTAGAGTCCCTAGCAATTACCAACATGTCTTCTGTTGCATGTGGTGAATATCATTCATGTGCCGTGTCTGTATCTGGTGACTTGTTCACCTGGGGTGATGCTACAAATAGTGCAGGACTTCTTGGTCATGGCAGTGATGTTAGCTACTGCATACCAAAGAGGGTGAGTGGCGCTTTAGAGGGACACCAGGTTGTATCCGTAGCATGCGGCGCATGGCATTCAGCATTAGCAACCACCCTTGGGAAATTGTTTACCTTTGGTGATGGAAGATTTGGTGTATTAGGCCATGGAGATAGAGAATGTGTATCATATCCAAAGCAGGTACAATTATTGAGTGGACAAAAGGCTATTAAAGTTGCATGTGGAATGTGGCATTCAGCTGCTATTATAGAGATTATGGATCCGTCTGGTTCAAACCCTTCATCCAAGAAGATCTTCACATGGGGTGATGGTGATCAGTATCGTTTGGGTCATGTTAACAAGGAAAATTACCTTCAACCAACTTGTGTAGCTGCCCTTGCTGATTATAGCTTTAACCAGATTGCATGTGGGTACACTATGACTGTTGCACTCACTGTATCTGGTCATGTTTTTACAATGGGAGGCACAGCATATGGTCAACTAGGAAATCCAAATTCTGATGGAAAAGTCCCAATTCTAGTCCGAGATAAGTTGGTAGGTGAGTTCGTGGAGGAAATAGCATGCGGAGCAAATCATGTCGCTGTATTGACTTCAAGAAGTGAACTATATACTTGGGGTAGAGGTGCCAATGGAAGACTAGGACACGGAGACACAGATGACCAGAAAACTCCAACCTTGGTAGAAGCCTTGAAAGACAGGCATGTTAGGAATATCGCATGTGGCTCTACCTTTACATGTTGTATATGCTTACATAAATGGCTTTCTGGAGTTGACCAATCTGTTTGCTCTGATTGTCGACAACCGTTTGGATTTACCCGAAAAAGGCATAATTGCTATAATTGTGGATTGGTGTTTTGCCATCCTTGTAGTTCAAAAAAGGCTTCTAGAGCAGCATTGGCTCCGACACCTAGCAAACCACATCGTGTGTGTGATGCTTGTTATGCTAAGCTAAAAGGTGCTGATAGTGCTTCAAacttaaataaagaaattagtCGTCCTTCCTCGTATGGAAGGGAAAAATTTGAGCGGGCAGAGGTGAAGTCTTCCAGAATTCTCTTGCCTCCCATCACAGAACCCATAAAATACCTTGAGATTAGGACTATTAAGCATGGAAATATAGATGAGACTTCTTCCATGGTCCGAGCAGCTCAAGTTCCTATATCTTTGCAATTGAAAGATGTCGCATTTCCAATTTCGCTGAGTTCTGCACAGAATTTTTTCAAGCCTCTTATTCAGTCAAGTCATACTCAGTCTCCACCTCCACCAATTAGACCTATGTCACCATATGCTAAAAGAAGACCACCAAGCCCACCTCGTTCTACCTCCCCTGGATTTTCAAGAAGCcttattgataatttaaaaaagaaaagtgatcATATGACTCAAGAAGTCTCAAAGTTGCAAAACAAA AATAAAAGTTTGAAGCAGAAGAGTGAAACACAAGAAATGAAGATTCAGGAGCTTCAGAAAGTTATTGAAGAGGAATCTTCTAAGTTTAGGGAAGCAAAGGATTTTATTAAGTCCATGACAGATAAG TTGAGGGAAGTGATTGAGACTTTGCAATCTGAGATTCCTGACAATGAGACTTTGAGAACCATGCATGCTCAAGCTGAAGAGTTTCTTAATGAAGAAAAACGTTTGGAACCTTCTTCCTCCCAACTGAGCCTCAACTCTAATCCACAAAGTGCACCTGATGTACCTGCCTCGGATAGTAACTCTCCAAAGCTGAAAGAGCGAAGCGATGATACTTCCGGGGTTGTTCCATCCCCAGACGGAGAAAATACTTTTGAAGAAACCGGCAACTCATCTGCATCTAGTACAGCAGTGAGTACACCAAACTCAAGAAATATTTCAAGATTAAGGGACTCCAATGTACATTTGACAGAAGGAGAAAGATCAATCATTGAACAATTTGAGTCAGGTGTTTATGTCACCCTCGTTGTACTACCTAATGGTTACAAAGTTTTCAAACGAATTAGATTCAG TAAACGAAGATTCAATGAGCAGCAAGCAGAAGAATGGTGGAACCAAAACAAAGATAAGGTGTATAGTAAATACATTCCACCACCACCCACAAAAAATGCAATTACTGAACCATCTGTTACCTCTACAAATGCTGAAGAGAATAGTGAGGCGTTACCTTCTTCCTAA
- the LOC108324964 gene encoding uncharacterized protein LOC108324964 isoform X1 — MASLNSFITAAASSSSCKNHSLCHPLKSPLPLVRSFTLPRNTKKKRSASVWPLFCALNNQPLQYRNLGDSDLNISEITLGTMTFGEQNTEKEAHDILNYAFDRGINALDTAEAYPIPMKKETQGRTDLYIGSWLKSQPRDKIILATKLCGYSERSSYVRENAKVLRVDAVNIRESVEKSLKRLGTDYIDLLQIHWPDRYVALFGEFTYDPSKWRPSVPFVEQLQAFQELINEGKVRYIGVSNETSYGVMEFVHAAKVEGLPKIVSIQNSYSLLVRCHFEVDLLEVCHPKNCNIGLLSYSPLGGGSLTGKYIDINSEASKRGRLNLFPGYMERYNKSVAREATIKYLELAKKHGLTPVQLALGFARDRPFMTSSIIGATSVDQLKEDIDAFTTTERPLPAAVMADIEDIFKRYKDPAIF, encoded by the exons ATGGCCTCTCTCAATTCCTTCATTACTGCtgctgcttcttcttcatcatgtAAAAACCACTCTCTTTGTCACCCTCTCAAATCACCATTGCCCCTTGTTCGCTCTTTCACCCTTCCAAGAAACActaagaagaagagaagtgCAAGTGTTTGGCCTCTGTTCTGTGCCCTCAACAACCAGCCGTTGCAGTATAGGAACCTAGGAGACTCCGACCTCAACATCAGCGAAATCACTCTTGGTACT ATGACCTTTGGGGAGCAGAACACGGAGAAAGAAGCTCACGACATTCTTAATTACGCGTTTGACCGCGGCATTAACGCTCTCGATACTGCTGAGGCT TACCCAattccaatgaagaaagagacaCAAGGAAGAACTGATCTCTATATTGGTAGTTGGCTCAAGTCTCAACCTCGTGACAAG ATTATTTTGGCTACAAAACTATGTGGTTATTCTGAGAGGTCGAGTTACGTGCGTGAGAATGCAAAGGTTTTGCGGGTTGATGCCGTAAATATCAGAGAAAGTGTGGAAAAAAGCCTTAAGCGCCTTGGCACTGACTATATTGATTTGCTGCAAATTCACTG GCCAGATCGATATGTTGCACTATTTGGTGAATTTACTTATGATCCTTCAAAATGGAGACCCAGTGTGCCATTTGTTGAGCAGTTGCAAGCCTTCCAAGAACTTATCAATGAAGGAAAG GTACGCTACATAGGTGTTTCAAATGAGACTTCTTATGGAGTGATGGAGTTTGTCCATGCAGCTAAAGTTGAAGGCCTTCCAAAGATTGTCAGTATCCAAAACAGCTATAGCTTGCTTGTGAGATGTCATTTTGAAG ttgATCTTCTGGAAGTTTGTCATCCAAAGAATTGCAATATTGGGTTACTCTCCTATTCCCCACTTGGAGGTGGATCACTCACAGgaaaatatatagatataaactCTGAAGCTTCAAAAAGAGGAAGGTTGAACCTCTTTCCCGGTTACATGGAAAGATATAACAAATCAGTGGCAAGG GAAGCTACTATAAAGTATCTTGAGTTGGCGAAAAAGCATGGTCTAACTCCTGTTCAGCTTGCACTTGGATTTGCAAGAGATCGTCCATTCATGACTAGTTCAATTATTGGTGCAACCTCTGTGGACCAGCTAAAAGAGGACATTGATGCTTTTACAACAACTGAGAGACCCTTACCAGCAGCAGTCATGGCAGATATTGAAGATATCTTCAAGAGATACAAAGATCCTGCAATTTTTTGA
- the LOC108324964 gene encoding uncharacterized protein LOC108324964 isoform X2 yields MTFGEQNTEKEAHDILNYAFDRGINALDTAEAYPIPMKKETQGRTDLYIGSWLKSQPRDKIILATKLCGYSERSSYVRENAKVLRVDAVNIRESVEKSLKRLGTDYIDLLQIHWPDRYVALFGEFTYDPSKWRPSVPFVEQLQAFQELINEGKVRYIGVSNETSYGVMEFVHAAKVEGLPKIVSIQNSYSLLVRCHFEVDLLEVCHPKNCNIGLLSYSPLGGGSLTGKYIDINSEASKRGRLNLFPGYMERYNKSVAREATIKYLELAKKHGLTPVQLALGFARDRPFMTSSIIGATSVDQLKEDIDAFTTTERPLPAAVMADIEDIFKRYKDPAIF; encoded by the exons ATGACCTTTGGGGAGCAGAACACGGAGAAAGAAGCTCACGACATTCTTAATTACGCGTTTGACCGCGGCATTAACGCTCTCGATACTGCTGAGGCT TACCCAattccaatgaagaaagagacaCAAGGAAGAACTGATCTCTATATTGGTAGTTGGCTCAAGTCTCAACCTCGTGACAAG ATTATTTTGGCTACAAAACTATGTGGTTATTCTGAGAGGTCGAGTTACGTGCGTGAGAATGCAAAGGTTTTGCGGGTTGATGCCGTAAATATCAGAGAAAGTGTGGAAAAAAGCCTTAAGCGCCTTGGCACTGACTATATTGATTTGCTGCAAATTCACTG GCCAGATCGATATGTTGCACTATTTGGTGAATTTACTTATGATCCTTCAAAATGGAGACCCAGTGTGCCATTTGTTGAGCAGTTGCAAGCCTTCCAAGAACTTATCAATGAAGGAAAG GTACGCTACATAGGTGTTTCAAATGAGACTTCTTATGGAGTGATGGAGTTTGTCCATGCAGCTAAAGTTGAAGGCCTTCCAAAGATTGTCAGTATCCAAAACAGCTATAGCTTGCTTGTGAGATGTCATTTTGAAG ttgATCTTCTGGAAGTTTGTCATCCAAAGAATTGCAATATTGGGTTACTCTCCTATTCCCCACTTGGAGGTGGATCACTCACAGgaaaatatatagatataaactCTGAAGCTTCAAAAAGAGGAAGGTTGAACCTCTTTCCCGGTTACATGGAAAGATATAACAAATCAGTGGCAAGG GAAGCTACTATAAAGTATCTTGAGTTGGCGAAAAAGCATGGTCTAACTCCTGTTCAGCTTGCACTTGGATTTGCAAGAGATCGTCCATTCATGACTAGTTCAATTATTGGTGCAACCTCTGTGGACCAGCTAAAAGAGGACATTGATGCTTTTACAACAACTGAGAGACCCTTACCAGCAGCAGTCATGGCAGATATTGAAGATATCTTCAAGAGATACAAAGATCCTGCAATTTTTTGA
- the LOC108324067 gene encoding protein LIGHT-DEPENDENT SHORT HYPOCOTYLS 4 — MSSFQDFESSPSKDMINTGLNNTITNLTPSLNFSSASSSSTISATTTSSSPPSTPSRYENQKRRDWNTFGQYLRNHRPPLSLSRCSGAHVLEFLRYLDQFGKTKVHTHLCPFFGHPNPPAPCPCPLRQAWGSLDALIGRLRAAFEENGGKPEANPFGARAVRLYLREVRDSQAKARGISYEKKKRKRPPQPPSSNATTQ, encoded by the coding sequence ATGAGCTCATTTCAGGATTTTGAATCCTCTCCAAGCAAAGACATGATTAACACGGGCCTCAACAACACTATCACAAACCTAACCCCTTCCTTGAACTTCTCCtcagcatcatcttcttccacaatatcagcaacaacaacatctTCATCACCACCTTCCACCCCAAGCCGCTATGAGAACCAAAAGCGAAGAGACTGGAACACTTTCGGGCAGTATCTCAGAAACCACAGGCCCCCACTTTCCCTCTCTCGCTGCAGTGGTGCTCATGTTCTTGAGTTCCTCAGATACCTCGACCAGTTCGGTAAAACCAAGGTTCACACACATCTTTGTCCCTTCTTTGGGCATCCAAACCCTCCTGCACCGTGTCCCTGCCCTCTGCGCCAAGCATGGGGAAGCCTTGATGCCCTCATAGGGCGTCTCAGAGCAGCGTTTGAAGAGAACGGTGGAAAGCCTGAAGCCAACCCTTTTGGTGCTCGTGCTGTGAGACTCTACCTTCGTGAAGTTCGTGACTCTCAGGCCAAAGCTAGAGGCATCAGCTACGAGAAAAAAAAGCGCAAGCGTCCCCCTCAGCCACCTTCTTCAAATGCTACCACTCAgtag